The Triticum aestivum cultivar Chinese Spring chromosome 3A, IWGSC CS RefSeq v2.1, whole genome shotgun sequence genome includes a region encoding these proteins:
- the LOC123057858 gene encoding uncharacterized protein, whose protein sequence is MRLGFLRLTLPPSGVFARLSLLHLFQLRLHGMCELGAIVSSPRCPCLGRLVVDDVRGVGGLAIHSESLGQIELYNLPDLQQLTIVAPSLQQLKVQDCFAPVARQPVASISAPHLLQLAWIDDYDQNSVKLGEMAHLQRLDVQQFIVYGKDYIIASHNRNCALLLRRFERLHSLVITLHCPPDIANKKYLMEDITRVPDVKLLGLGITACGHSFGASLFHVLRMCTAIRRLNLGLIVAPEHEVCYSQFVYLSRSILSLLSSICYNFMSIKPDRLVLLSQCAPCFRQKLCAHQVVYVISRQAGKPGNSC, encoded by the exons ATGCGGTTAGGGTTCCTCCGCCTTACGCTGCCGCCTTCCGGTGTGTTCGCCCGACTCAGTCTTCTTCACCTCTTTCAGCTCCGGCTGCATGGTATGTGTGAGCTCGGTGCCATTGTCTCCTCGCCGCGGTGCCCATGCTTGGGTAGACTCGTCGTCGATGACGTCCGGGGTGTGGGCGGCCTCGCAATCCACTCGGAATCTCTTGGACAAATTGAGCTATATAATCTGCCCGACTTGCAGCAGCTCACCATCGTGGCGCCATCACTCCAGCAACTAAAAGTGCAGGATTGCTTTGCTCCGGTTGCGCGGCAACCAGTTGCCAGCATCTCAGCCCCACACCTGCTGCAGCTCGCATGGATAGATGATTATGATCAAAACTCCGTCAAGCTTGGCGAGATGGCACACCTACAACGGCTTGACGTCCAACAATTTATCGTATATGGAAAGGACTACATTATTGCTTCGCACAACCGTAATTGTGCGCTTCTTTTGCGGCGCTTTGAACGCCTACACAGTCTTGTTATCACTCTTCATTGCCCCCCG GACATAGCTAACAAGAAATACTTGATGGAAGATATAACAAGGGTTCCTGATGTTAAATTATTGGGATTGGGCATAACAGCATGTGGACATTCCTTTGGAGCCAGCTTATTTCATGTTCTGAGGATGTGTACTGCAATAAGAAGGCTGAATCTTGGTCTTATCGTCGCACCTGAACACGAGGTATGCTATTCTCAATTTGTTTATCTGTCTAGGAGTATTCTCAGTTTGTTGTCATCTATCTGCTATAATTTTATGTCCATCAAACCAGATCGGTTGGTCTTGTTAAGCCAATGTGCCCCTTGTTTCAGGCAGAAACTGTGTGCCCATCAGGTTGTATATGTGATCAGCCGCCAAGCTGGAAAACCAGGGAACTCGTGTTGA